A DNA window from Pungitius pungitius chromosome 1, fPunPun2.1, whole genome shotgun sequence contains the following coding sequences:
- the LOC119222908 gene encoding fibrinogen alpha chain-like, producing the protein MERLNFLVWLGAICAASTLAAVLDPRGARPVEQGTRSDKCATEKEWPFCTDDQWGPKCPSGCRIQGLMDRYEHSALKRVEKIRSLLDRHRAKHRSTDLVTKQTYDYLKEKLTSDAGNDNSYYDLAQSLRQRISDMKIKIDRQLSILRALKQRVGDQVVEMQRLEVDIDIKLRSCKGSCQSYTTFEVDHESYVGLEKQVNQLDSQSAQNIESVGTLYVMKSRPLKDSVVDSPFKSKDVEGGTQRQNMFPDVPMVELKLEHEGSVSSPATISKVVDTSYSSTSKGSSSSSIIDLGGDFSNMGAGGAGGHGQPSKGHMSTTTVSCTRSVRRTVVHTKDGPVEKMVEVMEGGPGCEAMTDSTKGGMNSFFPGFTSSSSSSSSSSSFSTKTTSHSGGTKGSILDIESDLGNPFGDDLGLFKTSDVEDDLPDFQARSVKSTRTERHADHVGKDCVNAQQHHLKGEANGLFKIKPSGADGGVVEVYCRQEGLMGGWLLVQQRESGALDFNRSWAEYRVGFGSVDAAGRGEFWIGNRNLHLLTSGGETLLKVELEDWEGGAATADYTAAVGPEGEGFPLSVSGYLGDAGDGLTPTHAGTKFSTFDRDNDAWGGSCAEVNGGGWWYNSCQSANLNGAYHHPPHRGEGGVVWATYKPADYSLKAVRMFIRPASF; encoded by the exons ATGGAGAGACTCAACTTCCTCGTCTGGCTCGGTGCGATTTGTGCGGCTTCCACTCTG GCCGCCGTGTTGGACCCCCGGGGAGCCCGACCGGTGGAGCAAGGCACCAGATCCGATAAGTGTGCCACAGAGAAGGAGTGGCCTTTCTGCACCGACGACCAATGG GGCCCCAAGTGCCCGTCGGGCTGCAGGATCCAGGGTCTGATGGACCGATACGAACACAGCGCCCTGAAGAGGGTCGAGAAGATCCGCAGCCTCCTGGACCGCCACAGGGCCAAGCACCGCTCCACGGACCTGGTGACCAAGCAGACGTACGACTACCTGAAGGAGAAACTCACCTCCGACGCCG GCAACGACAACAGCTACTACGACCTGGCCCAAAGCCTCCGTCAGAGGATCTCCGACATGAAGATCAAGATCGACCGGCAGCTGAGCATCCTGCGCGCCCTGAAGCAGCGCGTCGGAGACCAGGTGGTGGAGATGCAGAGGCTGGAG GTGGACATCGACATTAAGCTCCGATCCTGCAAAGGTTCCTGCCAAAGCTACACTACCTTCGAGGTGGACCACGAGAGCTACGTGGGGCTGGAGAAACAG GTCAACCAGCTGGACTCCCAGTCGGCTCAGAACATCGAGTCCGTGGGGACGCTGTACGTGATGAAGAGCAGGCCGCTGAAGGACTCGGTTGTCGACAGCCCCTTTAAGTCCAAGGACGTGGAGGGCGGAACGCAGAGACAGAACATGTTCCCCGAT gTGCCGATGGTGGAGCTGAAGCTCGAGCATGAGGGCTCCGTCTCATCCCCAGCAACCATCTCAAAGGTTGTGGATACTTCGTACTCTTCAACTTCAaagggctcctcctcctcctccatcatcgaTCTCGGCGGCGACTTCTCCAACATGGGCGCCGGCGGGGCCGGGGGCCACGGCCAGCCCAGCAAGGGCCACATGTCCACCACAACCGTCAGCTGCACCAGGAGCGTCAGGAGGACTGTGGTCCACACCAAAGACGGGCCGGTGGAGAAGATGGTGGAAGTGATGGAGGGGGGCCCCGGGTGCGAGGCCATGACGGACAGCACCAAGGGAGGGATGAACTCCTTCTTCCCCGGCTtcacatcatcctcctcctcctcctcttcgtcgtctTCTTTTTCGACGAAGACGACGTCCCACAGTGGCGGCACCAAGGGAAGCATCCTGGACATTGAGTCCGATCTGGGGAATCCATTCGGCGACGACCTCGGCCTCTTCAAGACGTCCGACGTGGAGGACGACCTCCCCGACTTCCAGGCCCGCAGCGTGAAGAGCACCCGCACCGAGCGCCACGCCGACCACGTGGGAAAAG ATTGCGTCAATGCTCAGCAGCACCACCTGAAGGGCGAAGCGAACGGCCTGTTTAAGATCAAACCGAGTGGCGCGgacgggggggtggtggaggttTACTGCCGGCAGGAGGGGCTAATGGGGGGGTGGCTGCTAGTCCAGCAAAGGGAGTCCGGAGCGCTTGACTTCAACCGCTCCTGGGCCGAGTACCGCGTTGGGTTCGGCTCGGTGGACGCAGCGGGTCGGGGAGAGTTCTGGATAGGCAACCGCAACCTCCACCTGCTGACCAGTGGGGGCGAGACCCTGCTGAAGGTGGAACTGGAGGACTGGGAGGGGGGCGCAGCCACCGCCGATTACACGGCAGCGGTGGGcccggagggggaggggttccCACTGAGCGTGTCCGGGTACCTCGGGGACGCCGGAGACGGCCTGACGCCGACCCACGCCGGCACGAAGTTCAGCACCTTCGACCGGGACAACGACGCGTGGGGGGGAAGCTGCGCTGAGGTGAATGGCGGCGGGTGGTGGTACAACAGCTGCCAGTCGGCTAACCTCAACGGCGCGTaccaccaccccccacacaGGGGGGAGGGCGGCGTGGTGTGGGCGACATACAAACCGGCCGATTACAGCCTGAAGGCCGTCAGGATGTTCATCCGACCGGCGTCTTTCTAG